The genomic region ATCGTCGTCCGGCTGGAAGGCACGAATGTGGAAGAGGGCAGAAGGATACTTGCGGGATCGGGCCTCAGCTTTGCGGTGGCAACGGACCTCGCGGACGCGGCGAAAAAGGTGGGGGAAACGGCAAGGAGAATAGGACGAATAGGAAAATAGGTCCTATCTCTCCTATTGGTCCTATCCTTCTTCTGAAAAGGTTTTCTCATGAGCATACTCATCGACAACGATACCACAGTCATCGTCCAGGGAATCACCGGTAAAGAGGGCGCTTTTCACACCGCGCAGATGGTCGCGTACGGGACCAGGGTTGTGGCGGGGGTGACGCCGGGGAAGGCGGGGGAGTCTCTTGATGGTGTTCCCATCTTCAACACTGTCCGGGATGCGGCCCGGGCGACGGGTGCCAACGCTTCGGCGATCTTCGTGCCTCCCCGGTTCGCCGGGGATGCCGTCATGGAGGCGGTAGAAGCGGGAATAGGAACGGT from Syntrophorhabdus sp. harbors:
- the sucC gene encoding succinate--CoA ligase subunit beta (catalyzes the interconversion of succinyl-CoA and succinate) — protein: IVVRLEGTNVEEGRRILAGSGLSFAVATDLADAAKKVGETARRIGRIGK